One genomic region from Nocardia vinacea encodes:
- a CDS encoding CoA ester lyase: MNREETIRVARSFLFVPGDRPERFDKAIRSGTDVVVLDLEDAVADEHKDSARSAVVDWLSRGAPACVRVASPAGQHFWDEVAALKGLPGLIAVMVPKAESPDELSAVAERVGVPVIALVESALGMVRAPSLATAPGVSRIAFGHLDYALDLGCDTGRTAMLHPRSALVLASRAARLPGPIDGVTAALDDAAALDEDLRCAKELGMTGKLLVHPRQVVGTHAAFRPDAAAVRWARRVVESEAGGKAVRIEGQMVDAPVAARARAILRDVR; encoded by the coding sequence ATGAATCGGGAGGAAACCATTCGGGTCGCCAGATCGTTTCTCTTCGTACCCGGTGATCGTCCGGAGCGTTTCGACAAGGCGATTCGGTCCGGGACCGACGTCGTCGTGCTCGATCTGGAGGACGCTGTCGCGGACGAGCACAAGGACAGCGCCCGAAGTGCGGTAGTCGACTGGCTGTCCCGCGGTGCACCGGCATGTGTGCGAGTGGCTTCCCCAGCGGGTCAACACTTTTGGGACGAGGTGGCGGCACTGAAGGGCCTGCCCGGCCTGATCGCCGTGATGGTCCCCAAAGCCGAAAGCCCCGATGAACTGTCGGCCGTCGCCGAGCGGGTCGGGGTACCCGTGATCGCGTTGGTCGAGTCGGCGCTGGGGATGGTCCGTGCACCGTCTCTAGCCACCGCCCCTGGGGTTTCGCGAATTGCGTTCGGGCACTTGGACTATGCGCTCGACCTGGGGTGCGACACCGGCCGGACGGCCATGCTCCACCCCCGGTCCGCGCTCGTGCTCGCATCGCGGGCCGCGCGGCTTCCGGGACCGATCGACGGTGTGACCGCCGCTCTGGACGATGCCGCGGCCCTGGACGAGGATCTCAGGTGTGCGAAGGAGCTCGGCATGACGGGAAAGCTGCTGGTGCATCCCCGTCAGGTGGTGGGCACCCATGCGGCGTTTCGGCCCGACGCGGCGGCAGTCCGCTGGGCTCGGCGGGTGGTCGAGTCCGAGGCCGGAGGCAAGGCGGTCCGAATCGAGGGGCAGATGGTCGACGCGCCTGTCGCCGCGCGGGCGCGGGCGATCTTGCGAGATGTGCGTTGA
- a CDS encoding CaiB/BaiF CoA-transferase family protein: protein MNPLDGLTVVSLEQAVAAPFATRQLADLGARVIKVERPDVGDFARGYDETVRGMASHFVWLNRSKESVCLDLKSEYGRDSIQSLVRNADVFVQNLAPGAAERLGLGSDELRRVKPELIHVSISGYGPGGPYSAKKAYDLLVQCEAGLVSITGTPDEPAKVGISIADIASGMFAYSGVLTALIQRDRTGEGATIEISMLEALSEWMGYPLNYAMYGGTAPQRTGARHASIAPYGPFRCGDGNQVFLGLQNEREWATFCAEILDDPAIAADPRFLRNSLRVSHSRELQEEIERAFSAWSAETVAKRLEAAGIANAILRDMHDLAEHPQLEARGRWFDYESPVGSLRALVPPATFVGTKPVMGPVPGVGEHTEAVLAEFGIASAAAELPN, encoded by the coding sequence ATGAACCCTCTCGACGGACTCACCGTCGTATCGCTCGAGCAGGCCGTGGCCGCCCCGTTCGCCACCCGCCAGCTGGCGGATCTCGGCGCGCGGGTGATCAAGGTCGAGCGTCCCGACGTCGGCGACTTCGCCCGCGGCTACGACGAGACGGTGCGCGGCATGGCCAGCCATTTCGTCTGGCTCAACCGCTCGAAGGAATCGGTCTGCCTCGATCTGAAGTCCGAGTACGGCAGGGACAGCATCCAATCCCTGGTTCGCAACGCGGACGTGTTCGTCCAGAACCTCGCTCCCGGCGCGGCGGAACGACTCGGGCTGGGCAGCGACGAATTGCGAAGGGTCAAGCCGGAACTCATTCATGTCTCGATCTCCGGCTATGGTCCCGGCGGACCGTATTCGGCGAAGAAGGCCTACGACCTGCTCGTGCAGTGCGAGGCGGGCCTGGTTTCCATTACCGGTACCCCGGACGAGCCGGCGAAGGTCGGGATATCCATCGCCGACATCGCCTCCGGAATGTTCGCCTACTCCGGCGTTCTCACGGCGCTGATCCAGCGTGATCGCACGGGTGAGGGCGCCACCATCGAGATCTCGATGCTCGAGGCGCTATCGGAGTGGATGGGCTATCCGCTGAACTACGCGATGTATGGCGGTACGGCGCCGCAGCGGACGGGCGCGCGGCACGCGTCGATCGCGCCGTATGGGCCGTTCCGGTGCGGAGACGGAAATCAGGTGTTCCTCGGACTGCAGAACGAGCGCGAATGGGCGACGTTCTGCGCGGAGATCCTGGACGACCCCGCCATAGCGGCGGATCCCCGGTTCCTTCGAAACTCGTTGCGGGTGAGCCACAGTCGAGAGTTGCAAGAGGAGATCGAGCGCGCATTCTCGGCATGGAGCGCCGAAACGGTCGCGAAGCGGCTCGAGGCGGCAGGCATCGCGAACGCGATCCTGCGGGATATGCACGACCTGGCGGAGCACCCGCAACTCGAGGCGAGGGGACGGTGGTTCGACTACGAGTCACCCGTCGGTTCGCTGCGGGCACTCGTTCCACCGGCGACATTTGTCGGAACGAAGCCGGTGATGGGCCCCGTGCCAGGGGTCGGTGAGCACACTGAAGCCGTACTCGCCGAGTTCGGAATCGCCTCAGCGGCAGCCGAATTACCGAACTGA
- a CDS encoding NAD(P)/FAD-dependent oxidoreductase — translation MREEQQVIVVGAGPVGLLNALGLAQQGVVVTVLERASTLSAAPRAIVYHWAALDGLARLDLLDDAVGAGFLKQDYAYRVHKTGEIIEYGLQALEGKVERPYNLHLGQGALARVILRRLETFDNARVRWNHEVTAITQDDAEVRVTVRSERCEEELRASWLIGADGAGSRIRSELDLGFEGMTWPERFVATNVRFAEDLSGWAQSTFYVDDVFGAIIAKIDESGAHGLWRYTYMEDDALPAESAAERLPEFLTTVFGEKIAAAAELEAISPYRMHQRSAVAYRAGRVLLAGDAAHATNPTGGLGLTMGLFDAYLLNEALGAVVSGRADDGILNVYSDERRHAFVDVASPRASANKRLLFHSTDPAQLDRDLDVFRKMSRDREFAAERLYFTKTLETPSLIAH, via the coding sequence ATGCGAGAAGAACAGCAAGTGATAGTCGTAGGCGCAGGTCCCGTGGGACTCTTGAATGCGCTGGGTTTGGCGCAGCAGGGTGTCGTCGTCACTGTGCTCGAGCGAGCGTCGACTCTCTCGGCCGCGCCGCGGGCGATCGTCTATCACTGGGCAGCGCTGGATGGCCTGGCCCGCTTGGATCTCCTCGACGACGCCGTTGGGGCCGGATTTCTGAAGCAGGACTACGCCTATCGAGTGCACAAGACCGGCGAAATCATCGAGTACGGATTGCAGGCGCTCGAGGGAAAGGTGGAACGTCCCTACAACCTGCACCTGGGGCAGGGTGCTCTGGCGCGCGTGATTCTGCGGCGCCTGGAGACCTTCGACAACGCACGCGTGCGCTGGAACCACGAGGTCACCGCGATCACCCAGGATGACGCCGAAGTCCGGGTCACCGTTCGGTCCGAGCGCTGCGAAGAGGAACTCCGTGCGTCCTGGCTCATCGGCGCCGACGGCGCGGGCTCCAGGATTCGGAGCGAGCTGGATCTCGGCTTCGAGGGGATGACCTGGCCGGAGCGGTTCGTCGCCACCAATGTGCGCTTCGCCGAGGATCTTTCGGGCTGGGCGCAGTCGACGTTCTATGTCGACGACGTCTTCGGCGCGATTATCGCCAAGATCGACGAGTCCGGTGCGCACGGCCTCTGGCGCTACACCTACATGGAGGACGACGCCCTGCCCGCCGAGTCGGCGGCCGAGCGCCTGCCCGAGTTCCTCACCACAGTGTTCGGCGAAAAGATCGCTGCCGCAGCCGAACTCGAGGCGATCTCGCCGTACCGGATGCATCAGCGCAGCGCGGTGGCCTACCGTGCGGGCAGGGTACTGCTCGCCGGTGACGCAGCACATGCGACCAATCCCACCGGCGGGCTCGGGCTGACCATGGGCCTGTTCGACGCGTACCTGTTGAACGAAGCCCTGGGCGCGGTCGTCTCCGGCCGCGCCGACGACGGCATCCTCAACGTCTACTCCGACGAACGCCGCCACGCGTTCGTCGATGTCGCGAGTCCACGTGCCAGCGCCAACAAGCGGCTGCTGTTCCATTCCACCGATCCGGCCCAACTCGATCGTGACCTGGACGTGTTCCGGAAGATGTCCCGCGACCGAGAGTTCGCCGCGGAACGCCTCTACTTCACGAAAACCCTGGAAACACCCTCCCTGATCGCGCACTGA
- a CDS encoding FAD/NAD(P)-binding oxidoreductase, with amino-acid sequence MTAVSDVVIVGGSIAGLRAAETVVRLAPELSVTVVSDEPHLPYERPPLSKVALRDPLELDDLVYQSVGELGRHGVDFLLETPALGLDLAARRVRVAEGELGYRALVIATGCEPVIPPVFAGLPEVYPLRSFEDARALRAAVADTSKSVAIVGAGFIGGEFASTLVKEGRAVSLVDMAPKPLGRFGAPVADTYAALHRDAGVELFLGRAVTDVAHIAEGRELVLDDGTRVRADVILVGAGVRPSTRWLEGSGLALDNGILCDSQLRASEGVFAAGDAVRWPNPRFDAIMRVEHWTNAAEQGRIAAMNAVNYIRELDGAVCANVPYFWSDQHGIRIQFAGYLTGDEELLENRNSDGSLFLYRRGQAVTGVLAFERRSEFVKIRAALRRENPSLRQVVPDVPDHEEVRIG; translated from the coding sequence ATGACAGCGGTATCCGATGTGGTCATAGTGGGTGGTTCCATCGCGGGGTTGCGGGCGGCGGAAACCGTCGTCCGGCTTGCGCCTGAGCTGAGCGTGACGGTCGTAAGCGATGAACCTCACCTGCCCTACGAGCGCCCGCCCCTGTCCAAAGTTGCGTTGCGCGATCCGCTCGAACTGGACGACCTGGTCTACCAGTCGGTCGGCGAGCTCGGTCGGCACGGAGTCGACTTCCTGCTCGAAACCCCGGCCCTGGGTCTCGATCTCGCCGCGCGACGGGTCCGCGTCGCCGAGGGCGAACTGGGGTATCGAGCGCTCGTCATCGCGACCGGCTGCGAGCCGGTGATACCGCCTGTGTTCGCCGGGCTTCCGGAGGTTTATCCGCTGCGTAGTTTCGAGGATGCCCGCGCCCTGCGTGCGGCGGTCGCCGATACCTCGAAGTCGGTGGCGATCGTGGGCGCCGGGTTCATCGGTGGTGAATTCGCGTCGACGCTCGTCAAGGAGGGTCGTGCGGTCTCGCTCGTCGATATGGCCCCGAAGCCCCTCGGCAGGTTCGGAGCTCCGGTAGCCGACACCTACGCGGCGTTGCATCGAGACGCCGGTGTCGAGCTGTTCCTCGGCAGGGCGGTTACCGATGTAGCCCACATCGCGGAGGGCCGGGAATTGGTTCTCGACGACGGCACCCGAGTTCGCGCGGACGTCATTCTCGTCGGTGCCGGGGTGCGTCCCTCCACGCGATGGCTGGAGGGCTCGGGTCTGGCCCTCGACAACGGGATTCTGTGCGATTCCCAGCTGCGGGCATCGGAGGGTGTTTTCGCCGCCGGCGATGCCGTCCGGTGGCCTAATCCACGATTCGACGCGATCATGCGTGTCGAGCACTGGACCAATGCGGCGGAGCAAGGGCGTATCGCCGCCATGAACGCCGTGAATTATATTCGGGAACTCGATGGCGCGGTCTGCGCGAACGTGCCGTATTTCTGGTCCGACCAGCATGGCATTCGCATTCAATTCGCCGGATATCTGACGGGCGACGAAGAATTGCTGGAGAACCGCAATTCCGACGGCTCGCTCTTCCTGTACCGGCGCGGCCAGGCGGTGACCGGCGTGCTGGCCTTCGAGCGGCGGTCCGAGTTCGTCAAAATTCGTGCGGCACTGAGGCGAGAGAATCCCTCACTGCGCCAAGTCGTTCCCGATGTGCCGGATCACGAAGAAGTGCGCATCGGCTGA
- a CDS encoding mesaconyl-C4 CoA hydratase encodes MTDQKSETIERTEMIAAEPTESLAAMLDIEIPCAAGDPVPPLWHWAYLLERGPQRELGPDGHPVTGIPAPPGPDRRRMFGGGRMTTFGHLVIGEPATKVTSVKSSLDKDGRTGPLTLVTVLQEIFQGGELVIREEQDIVYRAPGSGTLPPAPAAPAPPSGPTLELAVDERTLFRFSALTYNAHRIHYDLGWTAQEGYDGLLIHGPLLALMMGEHMRREGIELRGKTFGYRFVSPMTKPQTFTVVPGPEGLIHGAEARSAAGAVCAVSTLAEL; translated from the coding sequence GTGACTGATCAGAAGTCAGAGACGATCGAGCGAACGGAAATGATCGCGGCCGAGCCGACCGAGTCGCTCGCCGCCATGCTCGACATCGAGATACCCTGTGCCGCCGGTGATCCGGTGCCGCCGCTGTGGCATTGGGCGTATCTGCTGGAGCGCGGTCCACAACGTGAGCTCGGTCCGGACGGTCATCCGGTCACCGGGATACCGGCCCCTCCCGGGCCCGACCGCCGACGGATGTTCGGGGGTGGACGCATGACGACCTTCGGCCACTTGGTGATCGGCGAGCCCGCTACCAAAGTGACCTCGGTCAAGAGCTCGCTCGACAAGGACGGCCGAACCGGCCCGTTGACCTTGGTCACGGTCCTCCAGGAGATCTTCCAGGGCGGCGAGCTGGTGATTCGCGAGGAGCAGGACATCGTCTACCGCGCGCCCGGATCCGGCACGCTGCCGCCCGCGCCGGCTGCTCCCGCGCCGCCGAGCGGGCCGACGCTGGAGCTGGCCGTGGACGAGCGAACGCTGTTCCGGTTCTCCGCATTGACATACAACGCGCACCGGATCCACTACGACCTCGGGTGGACAGCGCAAGAGGGTTACGACGGGCTGCTCATCCACGGGCCCTTGCTCGCGCTCATGATGGGTGAGCATATGCGGCGCGAGGGAATCGAGCTGCGCGGCAAGACATTCGGATACCGGTTCGTGTCACCCATGACGAAACCGCAGACCTTCACGGTCGTGCCCGGCCCTGAAGGGTTGATCCACGGGGCCGAGGCTCGCAGTGCCGCCGGTGCCGTCTGCGCTGTGAGCACGCTGGCGGAGCTCTGA
- a CDS encoding MmgE/PrpD family protein: MNAESLTERLASNWAKIQFDDIPGEVVAGVKKNILDTLAVAMAGAHTDEARRVRTALTGVRAESGSLVWGTPFRVSPPHAALANGTAAHARDFDDGGGPGHAGSTVLPAALAVTEAAGGDGRTLIAATIAGYDIGYRALQAIGGFAAHTGRGWHSSGTMGSFAAAAAAAKTLGLDTERFADALGIAGSFTGGVWAFKDDGAMTKRIHPGKAGETGVDAALLAQAGITGPRRVFEAEWGGLYATYNNGQGFPEQALADLGVDYNVATAYIKPYACCRGCHSTIDTVLAMIRTSDVKPADIHHISIKASETAVNMLSVDPIETVFDAQFSLAYAMSVALCNGSVGLDQFEPPRMNDPLVAETFAKISMHVDSGIELEDGPRLDVEFTSGETITLFAGNPTTAKGSALNPMSHEEVVAKAEALLAPIDPEIPRRLVHAVENLEDATDLSELLSALRAERRDNCLGD; the protein is encoded by the coding sequence ATGAATGCCGAGTCTTTGACGGAGCGCCTGGCATCCAATTGGGCGAAAATTCAATTCGACGATATTCCGGGTGAAGTCGTCGCTGGTGTCAAGAAGAATATTCTGGACACCCTGGCCGTGGCGATGGCCGGTGCCCACACCGATGAGGCCCGGCGGGTGCGGACCGCACTCACCGGCGTGCGCGCCGAGTCCGGAAGCCTGGTGTGGGGCACCCCCTTTCGGGTTTCGCCGCCTCATGCCGCGCTCGCGAACGGCACCGCGGCCCACGCGCGCGACTTCGACGACGGGGGTGGGCCGGGCCACGCCGGGTCGACGGTGCTACCCGCGGCGCTGGCCGTGACGGAGGCGGCGGGCGGCGACGGGCGGACGCTCATCGCGGCGACGATCGCCGGATACGACATCGGCTACCGAGCGTTGCAGGCGATCGGAGGTTTCGCCGCGCATACCGGCCGAGGCTGGCACTCGAGCGGCACCATGGGCAGTTTCGCCGCGGCCGCGGCCGCGGCGAAAACCCTTGGCCTGGATACGGAACGCTTCGCCGACGCGCTCGGAATCGCCGGCTCGTTCACCGGTGGTGTGTGGGCGTTCAAAGACGACGGCGCCATGACCAAACGCATCCATCCCGGCAAAGCGGGGGAGACCGGCGTCGACGCGGCGCTCCTCGCCCAGGCCGGAATTACCGGTCCCCGTAGGGTTTTCGAAGCCGAATGGGGTGGCCTGTATGCCACCTACAACAACGGACAGGGGTTCCCCGAGCAGGCGCTCGCCGACCTGGGCGTGGATTACAACGTGGCCACCGCGTACATCAAGCCCTACGCCTGCTGCCGGGGGTGCCACTCCACGATCGACACGGTTCTGGCGATGATTCGCACAAGCGACGTGAAACCCGCTGATATACACCATATTTCGATCAAAGCCTCGGAGACCGCGGTGAACATGCTGTCGGTCGACCCGATAGAGACCGTCTTCGATGCCCAGTTCAGCCTCGCCTACGCGATGAGTGTCGCACTGTGCAACGGCAGTGTCGGACTGGACCAGTTCGAGCCGCCCCGCATGAACGACCCGCTGGTGGCGGAGACCTTCGCGAAGATCTCGATGCACGTCGACTCCGGCATCGAACTGGAGGACGGACCACGTCTGGACGTGGAGTTCACCAGTGGCGAAACGATCACCCTGTTCGCCGGAAACCCGACTACCGCCAAGGGCTCGGCGCTGAACCCGATGTCCCACGAGGAGGTCGTCGCGAAGGCAGAAGCACTGCTGGCGCCGATCGACCCCGAAATTCCCCGCCGACTCGTGCACGCGGTCGAGAACCTGGAAGACGCTACCGATCTTTCAGAACTGCTGAGTGCACTCCGAGCAGAAAGACGAGACAACTGCCTTGGTGACTGA
- a CDS encoding cytochrome P450, with product MTETLLPRFDPFAPQAQAHEGGALPDGPLAVGPSGYTVLTYDLATTVLRNTRFKNAALELMEQFGITDGLAHEFRANSVIMAEGARHFRLRAPMARFMGPHTVQEIRGIVREIVEGIVADLDTSAPVDFHTGIDQRIPARIYCYLAGAPAADESLVASLSERTLSLLHRDRSLTPVIVNAYAELFAYLRALIARKREQALGDDMLSFLIGQQEAGKLSEDELLNEAAAMLEASSVNTSHQTGLVVWTLLRDRETWRRLVENPELIPAAVVEAIRLYPRPGIVSKVATEDIELNGTIIPEGSDVHVAVWSANRDQARFERPTEFRLDRESNSPLTFSTGSHGCLGQSLARVEMEEVVRYLADQHPDALVVDDGTEIGQSGGRWLVKALTVNLNPV from the coding sequence ATGACGGAAACACTACTGCCCCGCTTCGATCCGTTCGCTCCGCAGGCCCAGGCGCACGAGGGCGGAGCCCTGCCGGACGGCCCACTGGCGGTCGGTCCATCCGGTTACACAGTGCTGACCTACGATCTCGCGACCACGGTCCTGCGCAATACGCGCTTCAAGAACGCCGCGCTCGAACTGATGGAACAGTTCGGAATCACCGACGGACTGGCTCACGAATTCCGTGCCAATAGCGTCATCATGGCGGAGGGTGCGCGTCACTTTCGACTGCGCGCGCCGATGGCGCGGTTCATGGGTCCGCACACTGTGCAGGAAATCCGCGGAATTGTTCGCGAGATCGTCGAGGGCATTGTCGCGGATCTCGACACGAGCGCTCCCGTCGATTTCCACACCGGGATCGACCAGCGCATTCCCGCGCGGATCTATTGCTATCTCGCCGGCGCACCCGCGGCGGACGAGTCCTTGGTCGCCAGCCTGTCGGAGCGGACGCTCTCACTGCTGCATCGGGACCGGTCCCTCACCCCGGTGATCGTGAACGCCTACGCCGAACTGTTCGCCTATCTGCGTGCTCTCATCGCGCGAAAGCGGGAACAGGCCCTCGGCGACGACATGCTGTCCTTCCTCATCGGCCAGCAGGAAGCGGGCAAGCTGTCGGAGGATGAACTGCTCAATGAGGCCGCCGCCATGCTCGAGGCGAGCTCGGTCAATACCTCGCATCAAACCGGCCTGGTCGTGTGGACACTGCTGCGTGATCGAGAGACCTGGCGGCGACTCGTCGAGAATCCCGAACTGATTCCTGCCGCCGTGGTCGAGGCCATCAGGTTGTATCCGCGGCCCGGAATCGTGAGCAAGGTGGCGACCGAAGATATCGAGCTGAACGGAACCATCATTCCGGAAGGCTCTGATGTGCATGTGGCGGTTTGGTCCGCGAACCGCGATCAGGCGCGCTTCGAACGCCCCACCGAATTCCGCCTCGACCGGGAATCCAATTCCCCGCTGACATTCAGCACCGGCAGTCACGGCTGCCTCGGTCAAAGCTTGGCCAGGGTGGAAATGGAAGAAGTGGTCAGGTATCTGGCCGACCAGCACCCCGATGCGCTGGTGGTCGACGACGGCACCGAAATCGGACAGAGTGGCGGCCGCTGGCTCGTCAAGGCGCTCACCGTGAACTTGAATCCGGTGTAA
- a CDS encoding ferredoxin, with translation MINVKVDFGRCDANGTCAALMPDVFEIGADGSLAQLKTRIEDGRQEEFDEVVLCCPMGAISR, from the coding sequence ATGATCAATGTCAAAGTAGATTTCGGCCGTTGCGATGCCAACGGCACCTGCGCCGCACTGATGCCCGATGTATTCGAGATCGGCGCGGACGGCTCGCTCGCACAATTGAAGACGCGGATCGAGGACGGTCGGCAGGAGGAGTTCGACGAGGTCGTGCTGTGCTGCCCGATGGGAGCGATCTCTCGATGA
- a CDS encoding flavin reductase family protein: MDTSVKAVDTEPAAAPIDYRRALGHVPTSVAVVTAATRSGPVGMTIGSFTSVSLDPPLIAFFIDRSSRSWPRLYGASRFGVNILGHNQSEVCRTFSRPSDDRFHDVGWSESVNGVPLLDEAIVALECTRFKVDLIGDHYQVVGRVETLELRASEPPLIFLRGGFVDLSDGSDKSQRS, from the coding sequence ATGGATACTTCCGTGAAAGCCGTCGACACCGAACCGGCCGCAGCTCCCATCGACTACCGGCGCGCTCTCGGCCATGTCCCGACGAGCGTGGCCGTGGTCACTGCGGCCACCAGGTCCGGGCCTGTCGGTATGACGATCGGCTCATTCACCTCGGTCTCGCTGGATCCGCCGCTGATCGCCTTCTTCATCGACCGCTCCTCCAGGAGCTGGCCTCGCCTGTACGGCGCGAGTCGCTTCGGCGTCAATATCCTCGGGCACAACCAGAGCGAGGTGTGCCGGACGTTCTCGCGACCGAGTGACGACCGCTTCCACGACGTGGGCTGGAGTGAGTCGGTCAACGGCGTGCCATTGCTCGACGAGGCAATCGTCGCCCTGGAGTGCACGCGATTCAAGGTGGACCTGATCGGTGACCATTACCAAGTAGTCGGCCGGGTCGAGACGCTGGAACTGCGTGCCAGCGAACCGCCGCTGATCTTTCTGCGCGGTGGGTTCGTCGACTTGAGCGACGGCTCGGACAAATCCCAGCGGAGCTAG
- a CDS encoding acyl-CoA dehydrogenase family protein produces the protein MTQSSLTAVRSDIGAPDAELVGRATNLVPLIREYAAQGSEARRIAPEVVKAMTEAGLFHLLVDRRLGGHGASMRTTVEAVAEVARGDGSTAWITALLASATGFASTFSEKAREDMFGSNPKATSCGIFSPGKAEPVEGGYHINGRWPYASGSFAADWATVGIPLDGGKEVGLALIPAEAFTIEPTWFVTGMRGSGSDTIVVEDHFVPEHRVQRFQEMAEGRYLTPHKDEHMASIGFTAVASAILVAAQIGMVRHALEITRAKLPEKPVAYTNFPHAKLSATHQIAVAKAATNLHLAEMTLNRICLDIDQAAAERRRLDLETRARIRNDTGVVAELATRAIDELVNANGSGSFAEVNVLSRIWRDSSIAARHAYVSADIGREAYGRVLLGNEEPTTVL, from the coding sequence ATGACACAGTCGTCGTTGACCGCCGTCAGGTCCGACATCGGCGCTCCGGACGCGGAGTTGGTTGGCCGCGCAACCAATCTGGTCCCATTGATCCGCGAATACGCCGCGCAGGGCTCCGAGGCTCGGCGAATCGCCCCGGAGGTGGTCAAGGCGATGACCGAGGCCGGCCTGTTCCATCTGCTCGTGGATCGGCGGCTCGGCGGGCACGGGGCCAGCATGCGGACGACCGTTGAGGCGGTCGCCGAGGTCGCGCGAGGCGACGGTTCCACCGCGTGGATTACCGCATTGCTCGCCTCCGCCACCGGATTCGCGTCGACCTTCTCCGAAAAGGCCCGGGAGGACATGTTCGGGTCGAATCCGAAGGCGACGTCGTGTGGCATTTTCTCACCGGGTAAGGCGGAGCCGGTCGAGGGCGGTTATCACATCAATGGCCGCTGGCCGTACGCATCCGGTTCCTTCGCGGCCGACTGGGCGACCGTGGGTATTCCCCTCGACGGTGGCAAGGAGGTGGGCCTGGCGTTGATTCCCGCCGAGGCCTTCACCATCGAACCGACCTGGTTCGTCACCGGAATGCGGGGCTCGGGTAGCGACACCATTGTGGTGGAGGACCATTTCGTGCCGGAGCATCGGGTACAGCGCTTCCAAGAAATGGCCGAAGGCCGATACCTCACTCCGCACAAAGACGAGCACATGGCATCGATCGGCTTCACCGCTGTCGCCTCGGCCATTCTCGTCGCGGCACAGATCGGTATGGTTCGGCACGCGCTGGAAATCACCCGAGCCAAATTGCCGGAAAAGCCCGTGGCCTACACGAATTTCCCGCATGCGAAGCTGTCGGCCACCCATCAGATCGCCGTGGCTAAGGCAGCTACGAATTTGCATCTCGCGGAAATGACCTTGAATCGGATTTGCCTCGACATCGATCAGGCGGCCGCCGAACGCCGGCGACTCGACCTGGAAACCCGGGCGCGCATCCGGAACGACACCGGCGTGGTCGCCGAGCTGGCCACGCGAGCGATCGACGAGCTGGTGAACGCCAATGGCTCGGGTTCGTTCGCCGAAGTCAATGTGCTGAGCCGAATTTGGCGGGACTCCTCGATCGCTGCCCGGCATGCCTACGTCAGCGCCGACATCGGCAGGGAAGCCTACGGTCGGGTGCTGCTGGGCAACGAAGAGCCCACGACGGTTCTGTAG
- a CDS encoding LysR family transcriptional regulator → MQLRELEWFITLTETGNMTTTAEQLNISQPTLSRALARLERKLGVKLFDRNQNRLRLNKYGEIFRAHAVRAINEINQGEERIATLVDPDRGVVSLGFLHSFGGWLIPRLLDRYRALAPRTSFELCGGASDAVVDDVRHGRIDIGFVAPQPTADDLHWLPLGHEQLGLGVPPGHAFEGRGDIAVADLMDEPMVALKVGYGLRQVTDRLCREAGFSPRIETEVTELSTLRALVAAGMGVAIIPAAQPGHPPTTPTIPFRDHAAFRQYGAVTRTHGPSGRAARRFLEFVAEQSRRQQPPTSR, encoded by the coding sequence ATGCAATTGCGTGAACTCGAATGGTTCATCACTTTGACAGAAACCGGAAATATGACAACTACGGCCGAACAACTGAACATCAGTCAGCCGACGCTCTCACGGGCTTTGGCCCGGCTCGAACGCAAGCTCGGCGTGAAACTCTTCGACCGTAACCAGAATCGGCTGCGGCTCAATAAGTACGGCGAGATTTTTCGCGCGCACGCGGTCCGCGCTATCAATGAGATCAACCAGGGAGAAGAGAGAATCGCCACCCTCGTCGACCCCGACCGCGGAGTGGTCTCACTCGGGTTCCTGCATTCATTCGGCGGATGGTTGATACCGCGGCTTCTGGATCGCTATCGTGCCCTCGCGCCACGCACATCCTTCGAGCTCTGCGGCGGTGCATCCGACGCCGTGGTCGATGATGTCCGCCATGGGCGAATCGATATCGGCTTCGTCGCTCCCCAACCCACCGCGGACGATCTGCATTGGCTGCCGCTCGGCCACGAGCAACTGGGCCTCGGCGTCCCGCCGGGCCACGCGTTCGAGGGTCGCGGCGATATCGCGGTCGCCGACCTGATGGACGAGCCCATGGTAGCGCTCAAAGTCGGGTACGGCCTGCGTCAGGTGACCGACCGCCTCTGCCGCGAGGCGGGATTCAGCCCCAGAATCGAAACCGAGGTGACCGAGCTGTCCACCCTCCGGGCACTCGTGGCGGCGGGAATGGGCGTAGCCATCATCCCGGCCGCACAGCCGGGGCACCCGCCCACGACTCCTACCATCCCGTTTCGCGACCACGCTGCCTTCCGGCAGTACGGTGCGGTGACCCGCACACATGGTCCGAGTGGGCGCGCCGCCCGGCGGTTCCTGGAGTTCGTCGCGGAGCAATCCAGACGTCAGCAGCCCCCGACGAGTCGATGA